One window of the Labilibaculum sp. genome contains the following:
- a CDS encoding aminotransferase class I/II-fold pyridoxal phosphate-dependent enzyme, with product MIQPANRTQGVKEYYFSVKLKEIAKLNEGEVKVLNLGIGDPDMSPSEDTWGMLKDACEHPKSHGYQSYQGIPALREGFSKWYKTFFDVDLNPANEILPLMGSKEGIMITSLAYLNEGDEVLIPNPSYPTYTSVTNLLGGKIVSYPLVEENNYHPDFDALEKRDLSKVKIMWINYPHMPTGARASKELLEKVVAFGRKHKILIVNDNPYSFILNDSPMSIMSIEGAKDCCIELNSLSKSHNMPGWRVGMICGKAEMLEPVLKVKTNMDSGMFYPVQQAAVKALAQDQSWYDSINKVYKTRRDLVFKLMNLIECSPREDQGGMFVWAAIPEKYKDGYELSDKVLKESKVFITPGGIFGDQGNKYIRISLCSNEAVIEEAINRIKEN from the coding sequence ATGATTCAACCAGCAAACAGAACCCAAGGAGTTAAAGAGTACTATTTCTCTGTAAAACTGAAAGAAATAGCGAAACTAAACGAAGGTGAAGTAAAAGTTCTAAATCTGGGAATTGGTGATCCGGACATGTCTCCCTCTGAAGATACCTGGGGAATGCTTAAAGATGCCTGTGAACATCCAAAAAGCCACGGTTACCAATCGTACCAGGGAATTCCTGCCTTACGGGAAGGATTTTCGAAATGGTACAAAACCTTTTTCGATGTAGATTTAAATCCGGCTAACGAGATATTGCCCTTAATGGGATCGAAAGAAGGAATCATGATTACTTCACTGGCTTATTTGAATGAAGGCGACGAAGTTTTAATTCCAAATCCGTCCTATCCTACTTACACATCGGTAACCAACCTGCTGGGCGGAAAAATTGTTTCTTATCCATTGGTTGAAGAGAATAATTATCATCCTGATTTCGATGCTCTTGAAAAAAGAGATTTAAGCAAGGTGAAGATCATGTGGATCAACTATCCTCATATGCCAACCGGAGCAAGGGCAAGCAAAGAATTACTCGAAAAAGTGGTTGCTTTTGGCAGAAAACACAAAATATTGATTGTTAATGACAATCCTTACAGCTTTATTCTTAACGATTCTCCGATGAGTATTATGAGCATTGAAGGAGCAAAAGATTGCTGCATCGAGTTAAACTCTCTAAGTAAGTCGCACAATATGCCGGGCTGGAGAGTTGGAATGATTTGCGGAAAAGCGGAAATGCTGGAACCTGTATTGAAAGTAAAAACCAATATGGATTCCGGGATGTTTTATCCGGTTCAGCAAGCTGCTGTTAAAGCCTTGGCTCAGGATCAAAGCTGGTACGACTCCATAAATAAAGTATACAAAACCAGACGGGATTTGGTTTTTAAGCTGATGAATCTGATTGAGTGTTCTCCTAGAGAAGATCAGGGCGGAATGTTTGTTTGGGCTGCAATTCCTGAAAAATACAAGGATGGCTACGAACTAAGTGATAAAGTGCTTAAGGAATCAAAAGTATTTATCACTCCTGGTGGAATTTTTGGAGATCAGGGAAATAAATACATTCGTATTTCATTGTGCAGCAATGAGGCAGTAATTGAAGAAGCCATTAATAGAATTAAAGAAAATTAG
- the trpA gene encoding tryptophan synthase subunit alpha — protein sequence MNRIDQLFQNKGKDILSIYFPAGYPNLNDTVPNLQLLQDKGVDLVEIGIPFSDPLADGPVIQIAAKQSLDQGMSLKLLFEQLKDVRRSITMPLILMGYWNVVFKYGVDTFLLDCQSCGIDGVILPDLPLEEYEEEFKAKFESHGVYNILLVTPQTTDQRMAKIEKAAKGFLYMVSSSATTGGALEQSTEREDYFKKVTSLDIPSLIGFGIHDKASFQHASGFSNGAIIGTAFIKALAGGTASEFIDALL from the coding sequence ATGAACCGAATAGATCAATTATTTCAAAATAAAGGAAAGGATATCTTATCCATCTATTTTCCTGCCGGATATCCAAACTTGAACGACACCGTACCCAACCTGCAGCTTTTGCAGGACAAAGGGGTTGATTTGGTAGAAATTGGAATCCCATTTTCCGATCCATTGGCCGACGGACCTGTCATTCAGATTGCTGCAAAGCAATCCTTGGATCAGGGAATGAGCCTGAAACTGCTTTTTGAGCAGCTAAAGGATGTTCGCCGCAGCATTACAATGCCTTTGATATTAATGGGCTATTGGAATGTTGTTTTTAAATATGGTGTGGATACTTTCCTGCTGGATTGCCAAAGCTGTGGTATCGACGGAGTGATTCTGCCCGATTTGCCATTGGAAGAGTACGAAGAGGAATTCAAAGCAAAGTTTGAATCGCACGGCGTGTATAACATTCTGTTGGTAACTCCGCAGACTACCGACCAGCGCATGGCGAAAATTGAAAAAGCTGCCAAAGGATTTTTATACATGGTTTCATCCTCGGCTACTACAGGCGGCGCTTTGGAGCAGAGTACCGAGAGGGAAGACTACTTTAAAAAGGTAACAAGTCTGGATATTCCTTCCCTCATCGGATTTGGAATTCACGACAAGGCAAGCTTTCAGCATGCTTCCGGTTTTTCGAACGGAGCAATTATTGGCACCGCATTCATAAAAGCCTTAGCCGGCGGTACGGCTTCCGAATTTATTGATGCTTTATTGTAA
- the tnpA gene encoding IS200/IS605 family transposase, whose translation MSVGTFSQIYIQIIFAVKGRESLIKKDWEEELFKYITGIVQNKGQKILAVNGTPDHIHFLIGMKPSCCLSDLVREIKKSSNTFIKEKGFSQFRFEWQEGYGAFSYSHSALDHVVRYIQNQKEHHKRKSFKEEYISFLKKYEIDFKDDYLFKWIED comes from the coding sequence ATGAGCGTTGGTACATTCTCCCAAATTTATATCCAGATAATTTTTGCAGTTAAAGGCCGAGAATCTTTAATAAAAAAGGACTGGGAAGAAGAATTGTTTAAATACATAACAGGTATTGTTCAAAACAAAGGGCAGAAAATACTTGCCGTAAATGGCACGCCAGATCATATTCATTTTTTGATAGGAATGAAACCAAGCTGTTGTTTATCTGATTTGGTAAGGGAAATTAAAAAATCGTCGAACACCTTTATTAAAGAAAAAGGATTTTCACAATTTAGGTTTGAATGGCAGGAAGGTTATGGTGCTTTTTCATATTCTCATTCCGCATTGGATCATGTAGTGAGGTATATTCAAAATCAGAAAGAACATCACAAACGCAAATCATTTAAAGAAGAATATATTTCATTTTTAAAGAAATATGAGATTGATTTCAAGGATGATTATTTATTTAAATGGATTGAAGATTAA
- a CDS encoding phosphoribosylanthranilate isomerase, with translation MKIKVCGLRDKTNLKELTALPLDYMGFIFYSKSVRYVGDDFDEEITKMIPSHIRKVGVFVNEAAEKILTLAKKYQLDAIQLHGDESLEDCQKIKDSGLEVFKAFQVNESFQFKSLDTYQSACDYFLFDTKSDAYGGSGKKFDWRILENYKGETPFFLSGGIGIEDIEAVNAFQHSKLFSLDVNSGFEQSPAVKNVVLVKEFLKSVRQTKDEQK, from the coding sequence ATGAAAATAAAAGTCTGCGGTCTTCGCGATAAAACAAACCTTAAGGAGCTGACAGCATTGCCGTTGGATTACATGGGCTTTATCTTTTATTCAAAATCTGTACGTTATGTGGGTGACGATTTTGATGAAGAAATCACGAAGATGATTCCATCGCATATCCGTAAAGTTGGTGTTTTTGTGAACGAAGCCGCAGAAAAGATTCTGACTTTGGCGAAGAAATATCAACTTGATGCAATTCAGTTGCACGGAGACGAAAGTCTGGAAGACTGTCAGAAAATAAAAGATTCTGGCTTAGAGGTGTTTAAAGCCTTTCAGGTGAATGAGTCATTTCAATTTAAAAGTCTGGATACTTATCAATCTGCATGTGATTATTTTCTATTCGATACAAAATCAGATGCGTATGGAGGAAGCGGAAAAAAGTTCGATTGGCGAATCCTCGAAAATTACAAAGGCGAAACTCCTTTTTTCCTGAGTGGAGGAATTGGAATTGAAGATATTGAGGCGGTAAATGCCTTTCAGCATTCCAAGCTATTTAGCTTGGATGTGAATTCAGGATTTGAACAAAGTCCTGCAGTAAAGAATGTGGTATTGGTAAAAGAGTTTTTAAAATCAGTAAGACAAACTAAAGATGAGCAAAAATAA
- the trpC gene encoding indole-3-glycerol phosphate synthase TrpC: MNAKQNILDKIVQQKLAEVAVAKEQMPIFQLMEQENFKRTCFSAKESISRKGASGVIAEFKRQSPSKGVINGTAKPQEVVKVYQEAGVSMVSVLTDEVFFGAKDSDFELARQTLSIPLLRKEFIVDAYQIYQSKAMGTDVILLIAAILSPQRCKDFAFIAKDLGMEVLLELHDESELEHVNRFVDLVGINNRNLKDFSVDTDRSIRLAAKLPEDIIRVAESGLDSPEVVRRMRENGFQAFLMGEYFMKTEQPGLTCRQFISNL; encoded by the coding sequence ATGAATGCAAAGCAAAATATATTAGACAAGATTGTGCAGCAAAAATTGGCTGAAGTAGCTGTTGCGAAAGAACAGATGCCCATTTTTCAATTGATGGAGCAGGAGAATTTCAAACGTACTTGTTTCTCAGCCAAAGAATCGATTAGCAGGAAGGGCGCTTCGGGTGTGATTGCAGAATTCAAACGTCAGTCGCCTTCGAAGGGAGTGATTAATGGAACGGCAAAACCGCAGGAAGTGGTGAAAGTCTATCAGGAAGCAGGGGTTTCGATGGTTTCAGTACTGACTGATGAGGTGTTTTTTGGCGCAAAAGATTCAGATTTTGAGTTGGCCAGACAGACGTTAAGCATTCCATTGCTGCGGAAAGAATTCATAGTAGATGCCTATCAGATTTACCAGTCGAAAGCCATGGGCACCGATGTGATTTTGTTGATTGCAGCTATATTGAGTCCGCAGCGCTGCAAGGATTTTGCCTTTATCGCAAAGGACTTGGGCATGGAAGTATTGCTTGAACTGCACGATGAATCGGAACTGGAACACGTGAACCGATTTGTCGATTTGGTGGGAATCAACAACCGAAACCTGAAAGATTTTTCGGTTGATACCGATCGATCAATCCGATTGGCGGCCAAATTACCCGAAGACATAATCCGCGTAGCCGAAAGTGGTCTGGATAGTCCTGAAGTTGTTCGGAGGATGAGGGAGAATGGTTTTCAGGCATTTTTAATGGGAGAATATTTTATGAAAACAGAACAACCGGGTTTAACCTGTCGTCAATTTATATCGAATCTGTAG
- a CDS encoding prephenate dehydrogenase, whose translation MILSVIGLGLIGGSIALDLKKRDFVSKVIGVDNNTLNAHAAKKLGLVDEIQDLKSAVQSSDLVVLAIPVDACLRALPNIMNLIDHQIVTDLGSTKEQLIESVANHPKRNQFVPAHPMAGTEFSGPQAAHSGLFDGKCSIICNPEDSDKKAVKLITEMFHCLRMRCVFMDAEVHDRQTAYVSHLSHISAFALSLTVLHKEKADKHIFELASGGFDSTVRLAKSSAEMWTPIFQQNKKNIGKVLQKYINTLQQFKDLIEEDDLTGVNDLIFEANDIRRVLDQKEKNEKETIEKTEKIKNRA comes from the coding sequence ATGATACTATCAGTAATAGGATTGGGATTAATTGGAGGATCGATAGCTCTTGATTTGAAAAAAAGAGATTTTGTCAGCAAAGTGATTGGAGTTGATAACAACACTCTTAATGCTCACGCGGCTAAAAAATTAGGCCTCGTTGATGAAATTCAGGATTTAAAAAGTGCAGTACAATCATCAGATCTGGTTGTTTTAGCGATTCCTGTTGATGCTTGCTTACGAGCATTACCAAACATTATGAATCTAATAGATCATCAGATTGTTACCGATTTAGGATCAACAAAAGAACAGTTGATAGAGTCGGTTGCAAATCATCCGAAAAGAAATCAGTTTGTACCTGCTCACCCTATGGCGGGAACTGAATTCTCAGGACCACAGGCAGCACATTCTGGTTTATTCGATGGAAAATGTTCCATTATTTGTAATCCGGAAGATTCAGATAAAAAAGCAGTAAAGCTGATCACAGAAATGTTCCATTGCCTAAGAATGAGGTGTGTATTTATGGATGCTGAAGTGCATGACAGACAAACGGCTTACGTTTCTCATTTATCACACATTAGTGCTTTCGCTTTATCGTTAACGGTGTTGCACAAAGAAAAAGCCGACAAACACATTTTTGAACTGGCGAGTGGTGGATTTGATTCTACTGTTCGATTGGCAAAGAGTTCGGCCGAAATGTGGACACCAATTTTTCAACAGAACAAGAAAAACATTGGAAAAGTGCTTCAAAAATACATTAACACACTTCAGCAATTTAAAGACTTAATTGAAGAAGATGATTTGACAGGGGTTAATGATTTAATATTTGAGGCAAACGACATTAGAAGAGTTCTTGATCAAAAAGAAAAAAACGAGAAGGAAACAATCGAGAAGACTGAGAAAATTAAGAACAGAGCTTAA
- the trpD gene encoding anthranilate phosphoribosyltransferase has protein sequence MKNILHHLFEHKTLKKEEAKEVLIQIAKGNFNEFQITSFLTVFMMRSITVEELTGFREALLELCIPVDLSEYNGVDLCGTGGDGKNTFNISTLASFVVAGAGEKVTKHGNYGVSSFCGSSNVIEHLGYQFKNKEEDLKRDLDKAGICFLHAPLFNPAMKNIAPIRRDLGVRTFFNMLGPLVNPSRPKNQIVGVFDLELARLYQYLLQETDSSYTIIHGIDGYDEVSLTGKVKLIGNQMEELLEPEAFGKRKLNPEELYGGERVEEAAKIFVDILKGKGTYAQNSVVTINAGLAIHCLHPEISREDAIGRAEEALLSGNSYEVLKKLTKGN, from the coding sequence ATGAAAAATATACTTCACCATTTATTTGAACACAAAACCTTAAAAAAAGAGGAAGCGAAAGAGGTTTTAATTCAGATTGCAAAAGGGAATTTTAACGAATTTCAAATTACTTCTTTTTTAACGGTTTTTATGATGCGAAGCATTACCGTTGAAGAATTAACAGGATTTCGTGAAGCACTTCTTGAATTATGCATTCCTGTTGACCTATCGGAATACAATGGCGTTGATTTGTGCGGAACCGGAGGCGATGGAAAAAACACCTTTAACATTTCAACTTTAGCTTCATTTGTAGTGGCCGGTGCAGGAGAAAAAGTAACCAAACACGGAAATTACGGTGTTTCTTCTTTTTGCGGATCGTCTAACGTGATTGAGCACTTGGGTTATCAGTTTAAAAATAAGGAAGAGGATTTGAAACGGGATCTGGATAAAGCAGGAATTTGCTTTCTACACGCTCCTTTATTCAATCCGGCCATGAAAAATATAGCGCCAATTCGTCGCGATTTAGGGGTTCGTACCTTTTTCAACATGTTAGGACCTTTGGTAAATCCATCTCGGCCAAAGAATCAGATTGTCGGGGTTTTCGATTTGGAACTGGCCCGTTTGTATCAGTATTTATTGCAGGAAACAGATTCCAGTTATACAATCATTCATGGAATTGATGGGTACGATGAGGTTTCCCTGACCGGAAAAGTGAAATTGATTGGCAACCAGATGGAAGAGCTGTTGGAGCCGGAAGCATTTGGAAAAAGGAAATTGAATCCGGAAGAATTGTATGGCGGTGAAAGGGTAGAGGAAGCGGCTAAAATTTTTGTCGATATTTTGAAAGGGAAAGGAACTTATGCACAGAACTCGGTAGTTACGATCAATGCAGGCTTGGCAATTCATTGTTTGCATCCTGAAATTAGCAGGGAAGATGCCATTGGCAGAGCCGAAGAAGCTTTGCTTTCGGGAAATTCGTATGAGGTATTGAAGAAACTGACAAAAGGAAATTAG
- a CDS encoding anthranilate synthase component I family protein gives MIKFKYLKKELLADVITPVSMYLKLRDRFPGAILLESSDYHSPENASSFIALEPIASITLKDGQLIEEIEGKKEICDAVGKGKRFVSGKLKDFVNQFDLEGKENVPKANALFGYTTYDAVPYFEDLDFNLEKKQSGIPQMCYSLYRFIIEVNHFNNTLKIIELVKNGDESRIREVSDLLRNRNLPAFTFSLEGEEQSNMDDETYKKMVTLGKKHCKRGDVFQIVLSRQFSQAYKGDDFNLYRALRSVNPSPYLFYFDYGSFRIMGSSPEAQIEIKNKKAYIHPIAGTFRRTGDAVKDAELAKDLLKDEKEQAEHVMLVDLARNDLSRDAQNIKVETFCEVQYFSHVIHLVSKVSGELPDDYNPFQLMGDTFPAGTLSGAPKYRAMQLIDEYEPTARGFYGGCIGSLGFNGEVNQAIMIRSFLSKDNQLYFQAGAGVVEKSKEENELNEVGNKLAALRKAMELAQNI, from the coding sequence ATGATAAAGTTTAAATACCTAAAAAAAGAATTACTTGCCGATGTAATTACTCCGGTGAGTATGTATCTGAAATTGAGAGATCGGTTTCCGGGTGCAATATTATTGGAAAGTTCGGATTACCACAGTCCTGAAAATGCAAGCTCTTTTATTGCCTTGGAGCCAATTGCAAGCATCACTTTAAAAGATGGGCAGCTGATTGAAGAAATAGAAGGCAAAAAAGAAATTTGTGATGCTGTAGGCAAGGGGAAACGCTTTGTTTCAGGTAAGTTGAAGGACTTTGTGAATCAATTTGATCTGGAAGGAAAGGAAAATGTACCCAAGGCAAATGCACTTTTTGGTTACACAACATACGATGCAGTTCCTTATTTCGAGGACTTGGATTTTAATCTGGAGAAAAAACAGTCGGGGATTCCGCAAATGTGCTATTCTCTTTACCGGTTCATCATCGAAGTAAATCATTTCAACAATACTTTGAAGATTATTGAATTGGTGAAAAATGGGGATGAGTCCAGAATACGTGAAGTTTCTGATTTGTTGAGAAATAGAAACCTGCCGGCTTTTACTTTTTCGCTGGAAGGTGAGGAGCAATCGAATATGGACGATGAAACCTATAAAAAAATGGTGACTTTGGGTAAGAAGCACTGCAAAAGAGGTGATGTTTTTCAGATTGTTCTTTCCCGTCAGTTTTCACAAGCTTACAAAGGTGATGATTTTAATTTGTACCGTGCTTTGCGATCAGTTAATCCATCGCCTTACTTGTTTTATTTCGATTACGGATCGTTCCGGATTATGGGATCATCGCCTGAAGCACAGATTGAAATTAAAAATAAGAAGGCATACATTCACCCAATTGCAGGAACATTTAGAAGAACAGGTGATGCCGTGAAAGATGCTGAATTGGCTAAAGATCTTCTGAAGGACGAAAAAGAACAGGCTGAACACGTGATGCTGGTCGATTTGGCCAGAAACGATTTAAGTCGTGATGCACAAAATATCAAAGTAGAAACCTTTTGTGAAGTACAGTATTTTTCACACGTAATTCATTTGGTATCTAAGGTTTCCGGCGAGCTTCCTGATGATTACAACCCGTTTCAATTGATGGGAGATACATTTCCTGCAGGAACCTTATCGGGAGCACCTAAATACCGTGCTATGCAGTTGATCGATGAATACGAACCAACGGCAAGAGGTTTTTACGGCGGTTGTATTGGTTCATTGGGATTTAACGGGGAAGTAAATCAGGCAATCATGATTCGAAGCTTTTTAAGCAAGGACAATCAGCTGTACTTTCAGGCTGGTGCCGGAGTGGTTGAAAAATCGAAAGAGGAAAATGAGTTAAACGAAGTAGGTAATAAATTGGCTGCCTTGCGAAAAGCAATGGAATTGGCTCAAAATATATAG
- the trpB gene encoding tryptophan synthase subunit beta, producing the protein MSKNKYAVNERGYYGQFGGAYIPELLRANVDELRENYLKIINSEQFQKDYKRLLDNYVGRPTPLTKVGNLSKRYGTNIYLKREDLTHTGAHKINNTIGQILIAKYMGKNRIIAETGAGQHGVATATVCALFGLECIVYMGALDIERQAPNVARMKMLGAKVVPAISGNQTLKDATNEAIRDWIANPNSFYLIGSVVGPHPYPDMVTRLQSIISKEIREQLTIETGNPNPDYVIACVGGGSNAAGAFYHYLDEEDVKLVAVEASGLGVNSGETAATITIGDVGFIHGSKTMLMQDEDGQITEPYSISAGLDYPGVGPLHAHLAETGRAQFLSVTDQEALDAAMILAQSEGIIPALESAHALAALEQMTFDKDDVVVVNLSGRGDKDMETYMKEINNL; encoded by the coding sequence ATGAGCAAAAATAAATATGCAGTAAATGAGCGTGGTTACTACGGGCAATTTGGCGGTGCTTACATTCCGGAATTGTTACGTGCCAATGTTGATGAATTACGCGAAAACTATCTGAAAATTATCAATTCGGAGCAGTTTCAGAAGGATTATAAACGATTGTTGGATAATTACGTGGGCCGGCCAACACCATTAACTAAAGTTGGTAATTTATCGAAGCGTTACGGAACCAATATCTACTTAAAACGCGAAGACTTAACGCATACCGGAGCTCATAAAATAAACAATACCATTGGGCAGATTCTAATTGCCAAATACATGGGCAAAAACCGTATCATTGCTGAGACAGGAGCAGGGCAGCATGGTGTGGCAACGGCTACCGTTTGTGCTTTGTTTGGATTGGAATGCATTGTGTATATGGGCGCCCTGGATATCGAGCGTCAGGCACCAAATGTGGCTCGTATGAAAATGCTGGGCGCGAAGGTGGTTCCTGCCATTTCGGGAAATCAGACCTTGAAGGATGCCACCAACGAGGCCATCCGCGATTGGATTGCCAACCCGAATTCATTCTACCTGATTGGTTCGGTGGTTGGGCCGCATCCATATCCCGATATGGTAACCCGCTTGCAGTCGATTATATCGAAAGAAATTCGTGAGCAATTAACCATTGAGACAGGGAATCCGAATCCTGATTACGTGATTGCCTGTGTAGGTGGTGGCAGCAATGCCGCGGGAGCTTTTTATCACTATCTGGATGAAGAGGATGTGAAATTAGTGGCTGTTGAGGCTTCCGGCCTGGGTGTTAACAGTGGCGAAACAGCAGCAACCATTACCATTGGCGATGTTGGTTTTATTCACGGCAGCAAAACCATGCTGATGCAGGATGAAGATGGTCAGATTACGGAACCTTACTCCATTTCGGCAGGTTTGGATTATCCGGGCGTTGGACCTTTGCACGCACATTTGGCCGAAACGGGCAGGGCACAATTTCTCTCGGTAACCGATCAGGAAGCTTTGGATGCCGCTATGATACTGGCACAATCCGAAGGAATTATTCCCGCTTTGGAATCGGCACATGCTTTGGCAGCCTTGGAGCAAATGACCTTTGATAAAGACGATGTGGTAGTCGTGAATCTTTCAGGAAGAGGCGATAAGGATATGGAGACCTACATGAAAGAAATTAATAATTTGTAA
- a CDS encoding aminodeoxychorismate/anthranilate synthase component II has translation MKILVLDNYDSFTYNLVEYLRKLGAKDIEVHRNREIDLKEVAKFDKILLSPGPGIPDEAGILKDVIREYAATKSILGVCLGEQAIAEVFGGNIENLDKVYHGVATSVFRTADDKGVLQGIDQEFTAGRYHSWNVTKENLPDCLLVTCEDAEGQIMGIRHKEYDVQGVQFHPESVLTPNGLKMIENWLNS, from the coding sequence ATGAAGATTTTAGTTTTGGATAATTACGATTCCTTCACCTATAATTTGGTGGAATATTTGCGAAAGTTAGGTGCGAAGGACATTGAAGTGCACAGAAACCGGGAAATCGATTTGAAAGAGGTGGCAAAGTTTGATAAGATCCTATTGTCGCCTGGACCAGGGATTCCTGACGAAGCAGGGATTTTAAAAGATGTGATCCGCGAATACGCAGCCACCAAATCGATATTAGGTGTTTGTTTGGGAGAACAGGCAATTGCAGAAGTGTTTGGCGGAAACATTGAGAATTTGGATAAAGTATATCATGGTGTGGCTACTTCGGTTTTTCGGACTGCTGATGACAAAGGTGTTTTGCAGGGAATCGATCAGGAGTTTACGGCAGGAAGATATCATTCATGGAATGTAACCAAAGAGAATTTGCCGGATTGCTTGCTGGTTACCTGCGAAGATGCTGAAGGACAGATCATGGGAATCCGCCACAAGGAATATGATGTGCAGGGCGTGCAGTTTCATCCCGAATCGGTATTGACTCCCAATGGATTGAAAATGATTGAAAACTGGTTAAATTCTTAA